The Anolis carolinensis isolate JA03-04 chromosome 2, rAnoCar3.1.pri, whole genome shotgun sequence genome has a window encoding:
- the nme1 gene encoding nucleoside diphosphate kinase A isoform X1 produces the protein MAGNGNRDSSRTMSERTFIAIKPDGVQRGLVGEIIKRFEQKGFKLVAMKFMHASEDLLREHYIDLKDRPFYAGLVRYMHSGPVVAMVWEGLNVVKTGRVMLGETNPADSKPGTIRGDFCVQVGRNIIHGSDSVESAETEINLWFAPEELVDYTRCDHAWIYD, from the exons ATGGCTGGCAACGGAAACAGAGACTCAAG TAGGACAATGAGTGAGCGCACTTTCATAGCTATCAAGCCTGATGGAGTGCAGCGAGGCTTGGTCGGAGAAATTATCAAGCGATTTGAACAGAAGGGATTCAAACTGGTAGCCATGAAATTCATGCAT GCCTCCGAAGATCTCCTGAGAGAACATTACATTGACCTGAAAGATAGGCCATTCTATGCTGGTTTAGTTAGATATATGCACTCTGGACCTGTTGTAGCCATG GTATGGGAAGGTCTTAATGTGGTAAAGACTGGGAGAGTAATGCTGGGAGAAACTAATCCTGCAGACTCCAAGCCAGGGACCATTCGTGGAGACTTCTGTGTACAAGTTGGCAG aAATATAATTCATGGCAGTGACTCTGTAGAAAGTGCTGAGACAGAAATCAACTTATGGTTCGCTCCTGAAGAACTGGTTGACTACACAAGGTGTGATCATGCATGGATCTACGACTGA
- the LOC100562413 gene encoding nucleoside diphosphate kinase, whose product MAPNTERTFIAVKPDGVQRGLVGEIIKRFEQKGFRMVAMKLLHASEELLKEHYIDLKDKPFYPGLVKYMNSGPIVAMVWEGLNVVKTGRLMLGETNPADSKPGTIRGDFCIQVGRNIIHGSDSVESAQKEINLWFKPAELVDFKSCAHDWIYE is encoded by the exons ATGGCTCCAAACACAGAACGCACATTCATTGCCGTCAAGCCTGATGGAGTTCAGCGGGGATTAGTCGGGGAAATCATCAAGCGATTCGAACAGAAGGGTTTTCGCATGGTGGCAATGAAACTTTTGCAC GCGTCTGAAGAACTTCTCAAGGAACATTACATTGATTTGAAAGACAAGCCATTTTACCCTGGTTTGGTTAAATATATGAATTCTGGACCTATAGTAGCTATG GTTTGGGAAGGTCTCAATGTTGTGAAGACGGGCAGGCTCATGTTGGGAGAAACTAACCCAGCAGATTCCAAACCTGGCACTATCCGTGGTGATTTCTGCATTCAAGTTGGCAG GAATATAATTCATGGCAGCGACTCCGTGGAAAGTGCTCAGAAGGAAATCAACCTGTGGTTCAAGCCTGCAGAACTTGTGGACTTCAAATCATGTGCTCACGACTGGATTTATGAATAA
- the nme1 gene encoding nucleoside diphosphate kinase A isoform X2 translates to MSERTFIAIKPDGVQRGLVGEIIKRFEQKGFKLVAMKFMHASEDLLREHYIDLKDRPFYAGLVRYMHSGPVVAMVWEGLNVVKTGRVMLGETNPADSKPGTIRGDFCVQVGRNIIHGSDSVESAETEINLWFAPEELVDYTRCDHAWIYD, encoded by the exons ATGAGTGAGCGCACTTTCATAGCTATCAAGCCTGATGGAGTGCAGCGAGGCTTGGTCGGAGAAATTATCAAGCGATTTGAACAGAAGGGATTCAAACTGGTAGCCATGAAATTCATGCAT GCCTCCGAAGATCTCCTGAGAGAACATTACATTGACCTGAAAGATAGGCCATTCTATGCTGGTTTAGTTAGATATATGCACTCTGGACCTGTTGTAGCCATG GTATGGGAAGGTCTTAATGTGGTAAAGACTGGGAGAGTAATGCTGGGAGAAACTAATCCTGCAGACTCCAAGCCAGGGACCATTCGTGGAGACTTCTGTGTACAAGTTGGCAG aAATATAATTCATGGCAGTGACTCTGTAGAAAGTGCTGAGACAGAAATCAACTTATGGTTCGCTCCTGAAGAACTGGTTGACTACACAAGGTGTGATCATGCATGGATCTACGACTGA